The proteins below come from a single Triticum aestivum cultivar Chinese Spring chromosome 5D, IWGSC CS RefSeq v2.1, whole genome shotgun sequence genomic window:
- the LOC123119377 gene encoding uncharacterized protein isoform X3, with amino-acid sequence MAEMASRCEGKTTGDKRYCSVIYSPYPQSSPLPTRLTDLFQQFGLDKIGAIMNSSDGKTFEQKIDKLREEMSAFERARDVFYMVDVEDGDEDDDEDDEGDYVDVDEADRKLLDDEKKPDITKRPHAPIEDELECKKPKIAEGSRCQGEEPEAGGIKNSSWV; translated from the exons ATGGCTGAGATGGCATCACGCTGCGAAGGCAAGACAACCGGCGACAAACGCTACTGTAGTGTGATTTATTCACCCTATCCACAGTCGTCGCCTCTTCCTACTCGCCTGACCGACCTGTTCCAACAGTTTGGTCTGGACAAGATCGGCGCGATCATGAACAGTTCTGATGGTAAGACGTTCGAGCAAAAGATCGACAAGTTACGAGAG GAAATGAGTGCTTTCGAACGTGCTCGTGATGTATTCTACATGGTCGATGTCGAGGAtggcgacgaggacgacgacgaagacgacgaggGCGACTATGTGGATGTGGACGAGGCGGATAGAAAG CTCTTAGATGATGAAAAGAAACCCGATATCACGAAACGACCACACGCTCCTATTGAAGATGAGCTGGAATGCAAGAAGCCAAAGATAGCAGAAGGCTCAAGGTGCCAAGGAGAGGAACCTGAGGCTGGAGGGATAAAGAATTCCTCCTG GGTCTGA
- the LOC123119377 gene encoding uncharacterized protein isoform X1, with product MAEMASRCEGKTTGDKRYCSVIYSPYPQSSPLPTRLTDLFQQFGLDKIGAIMNSSDGKTFEQKIDKLREEMSAFERARDVFYMVDVEDGDEDDDEDDEGDYVDVDEADRKVGKLLDDEKKPDITKRPHAPIEDELECKKPKIAEGSRCQGEEPEAGGIKNSSWV from the exons ATGGCTGAGATGGCATCACGCTGCGAAGGCAAGACAACCGGCGACAAACGCTACTGTAGTGTGATTTATTCACCCTATCCACAGTCGTCGCCTCTTCCTACTCGCCTGACCGACCTGTTCCAACAGTTTGGTCTGGACAAGATCGGCGCGATCATGAACAGTTCTGATGGTAAGACGTTCGAGCAAAAGATCGACAAGTTACGAGAG GAAATGAGTGCTTTCGAACGTGCTCGTGATGTATTCTACATGGTCGATGTCGAGGAtggcgacgaggacgacgacgaagacgacgaggGCGACTATGTGGATGTGGACGAGGCGGATAGAAAGGTAGGGAAG CTCTTAGATGATGAAAAGAAACCCGATATCACGAAACGACCACACGCTCCTATTGAAGATGAGCTGGAATGCAAGAAGCCAAAGATAGCAGAAGGCTCAAGGTGCCAAGGAGAGGAACCTGAGGCTGGAGGGATAAAGAATTCCTCCTG GGTCTGA
- the LOC123119377 gene encoding uncharacterized protein isoform X2, whose product MAEMASRCEGKTTGDKRYCSVIYSPYPQSSPLPTRLTDLFQQFGLDKIGAIMNSSDGKTFEQKIDKLREEMSAFERARDVFYMVDVEDGDEDDDEDDEGDYVDVDEADRKVGKLLDDEKKPDITKRPHAPIEDELECKKPKIAEGSRCQGEEPEAGGIKNSSW is encoded by the exons ATGGCTGAGATGGCATCACGCTGCGAAGGCAAGACAACCGGCGACAAACGCTACTGTAGTGTGATTTATTCACCCTATCCACAGTCGTCGCCTCTTCCTACTCGCCTGACCGACCTGTTCCAACAGTTTGGTCTGGACAAGATCGGCGCGATCATGAACAGTTCTGATGGTAAGACGTTCGAGCAAAAGATCGACAAGTTACGAGAG GAAATGAGTGCTTTCGAACGTGCTCGTGATGTATTCTACATGGTCGATGTCGAGGAtggcgacgaggacgacgacgaagacgacgaggGCGACTATGTGGATGTGGACGAGGCGGATAGAAAGGTAGGGAAG CTCTTAGATGATGAAAAGAAACCCGATATCACGAAACGACCACACGCTCCTATTGAAGATGAGCTGGAATGCAAGAAGCCAAAGATAGCAGAAGGCTCAAGGTGCCAAGGAGAGGAACCTGAGGCTGGAGGGATAAAGAATTCCTCCTGGTAG
- the LOC123119377 gene encoding uncharacterized protein isoform X4, with the protein MAEMASRCEGKTTGDKRYCSVIYSPYPQSSPLPTRLTDLFQQFGLDKIGAIMNSSDGKTFEQKIDKLREEMSAFERARDVFYMVDVEDGDEDDDEDDEGDYVDVDEADRKLLDDEKKPDITKRPHAPIEDELECKKPKIAEGSRCQGEEPEAGGIKNSSW; encoded by the exons ATGGCTGAGATGGCATCACGCTGCGAAGGCAAGACAACCGGCGACAAACGCTACTGTAGTGTGATTTATTCACCCTATCCACAGTCGTCGCCTCTTCCTACTCGCCTGACCGACCTGTTCCAACAGTTTGGTCTGGACAAGATCGGCGCGATCATGAACAGTTCTGATGGTAAGACGTTCGAGCAAAAGATCGACAAGTTACGAGAG GAAATGAGTGCTTTCGAACGTGCTCGTGATGTATTCTACATGGTCGATGTCGAGGAtggcgacgaggacgacgacgaagacgacgaggGCGACTATGTGGATGTGGACGAGGCGGATAGAAAG CTCTTAGATGATGAAAAGAAACCCGATATCACGAAACGACCACACGCTCCTATTGAAGATGAGCTGGAATGCAAGAAGCCAAAGATAGCAGAAGGCTCAAGGTGCCAAGGAGAGGAACCTGAGGCTGGAGGGATAAAGAATTCCTCCTGGTAG